The window AACATAGACCATTTTCAGTTCTGGATTTGCCGTTAACATATCCATTGTTTGGCTATAAGCTGTTTCACCTTTATCCTTATTCTCAAAAGGTCCAATTATCTCGATATCCGGACAGTTTTCTTTTAAATAGTCCAGTGCTCCGTTCATTCTTGCATCATGAATCGGTGCACCAAATACACCTGTAATGACACCCACTTTGCCTACACTGTCGGTATGTTGCTGGAGTAACTCACCAGCCAATTGACCAGCTGCATAACCATTTTGCCCATAGAAGAACATACGATTACCTGGATTAGGTCCCTCAGCACAATAGTTACCAACTGCAATACCAGCATCAATAGCTTTGTCAGTAAATACTTCAACACCATCAAATATTGGCACCACAACAATGGCATCGTACTCCTTTGTAATTGCTGCATCAATTGCTGCTGTAACTTTTGCTGAGGTTAACTCCTCACCCATTACAATATAATCCACTTGGGTGTTATAATTCTCAAGGTATTTTCCAGCTTCCAAATTACCTTCTTTAATAGCATTCCAGAAGGGATTATTCTGAAATGATAAAAAGGCTATCCTCAGTTCTTCATCTGCTACTACTTCTGCTTTAACGTTTCCCCCAGCTGGTAATGGTATATCGACTTGAACAGGTTCTTTCGTACCTACTTCTTGGCTATCACTTTCCTTTGTCTCAGTACCTTTTTCCTCTTTCTTGGACGCAGCACAACCACCCACGCTTACAACTAGTACCAGTAAAACCACCCACGCTAAAATTTTTTTTGTCATTTCATCCTCCTTAAAAATATTATCAAAAGTCTATTTTCCGGCTAATAGACTTGAGATTTATTTTTTGTTAAATGCTTGTACGGCATCAAACATGGCAACGATGTTCTCAACCGGTGTTGGACCCTGAATATTATGTATGGGATTAAAGACGAATCCTCCACCTTTAGAAAATATTTCCAATCTATTGGTCACTTCTTTAGAAACTTCATCTGGTGTCCCAAATGGCAAGGTATGTTGTGTATCAACGCCACCACCCCAGAAAACAAATTTATCCCCATAATTATCTTTTAAAAATTGTGCCTCCATGCCTTTAGCAGAACACTGAACGGGGTTTAAGATATCTATACCCATATCAACAAAATCATCCAGTAGTTTAACGACAGATCCACAACAGTGATAAAATGTTTTCCATTCGGTATTTTCGTGAACCCATTTATTGAGTTTTGTATAGTATGGCTTGTAGAATTCTCTAAATGTATCGGGAGACATAATTTCACACTGCTGTGTGCCAAAATCAGTACCACTAATTTGAATGATTTGTGCTTTCTTTCCAGTTGCTTCTTTTAATAATTGAAGATTTTTAAGGGCTATTTCAGTCTGATAGTCAAAAATCTCATGTATATAATTAGGGTATAGATAATGGGCAATTAACCACTCTTCTACATCC is drawn from Vallitalea pronyensis and contains these coding sequences:
- a CDS encoding sugar ABC transporter substrate-binding protein; protein product: MTKKILAWVVLLVLVVSVGGCAASKKEEKGTETKESDSQEVGTKEPVQVDIPLPAGGNVKAEVVADEELRIAFLSFQNNPFWNAIKEGNLEAGKYLENYNTQVDYIVMGEELTSAKVTAAIDAAITKEYDAIVVVPIFDGVEVFTDKAIDAGIAVGNYCAEGPNPGNRMFFYGQNGYAAGQLAGELLQQHTDSVGKVGVITGVFGAPIHDARMNGALDYLKENCPDIEIIGPFENKDKGETAYSQTMDMLTANPELKMVYVTAGGPFGAAKAIQDLGLTGEVGVIAYDHIPDNLDYVKSGEILGLINQDPFGQGFDTVVIMHNYLTTGKKPESTFIEAALDVVTPDDVGEFYPRYK